In one Pseudomonas sp. Bout1 genomic region, the following are encoded:
- a CDS encoding phasin family protein: MAGKKTTDKEGSSWIGEVEKYSRKIWLAGLGVYSKVSSDGGKYFETLVKDGEKAEKLTKSTVGKQVDAAKASAGSAKSRISDKWGELEGAFDKRLNSAISRLGVPSRTEVKALHSKVDTLTRQIEKLTGAKVAPVAAKTAAVKPAAKPVAKTAAAKPAVKTAAKPLVKAAAKPAAKPAAKAPAKAAAKPAAKPAAKTAAAKPAAKPAAKPVAAKAAAKPAAKPAAKPVAKAAAKPAAKTAAAKPAAKPVAAKPAAKPAAAKPAAAKPAAKPAAAKKPAVAKKPAAPKPAVAAKPATTAPATNSVTPPTPAVTPTATPATPTPTSQS, translated from the coding sequence ATGGCTGGTAAAAAGACTACTGATAAAGAAGGCAGCTCGTGGATTGGGGAAGTTGAAAAATACTCCCGCAAGATCTGGCTGGCCGGTTTAGGCGTGTACTCGAAGGTGAGCAGTGACGGCGGCAAATACTTCGAGACTTTGGTTAAAGACGGCGAGAAGGCCGAGAAGTTGACCAAGAGCACAGTGGGTAAACAAGTCGATGCGGCAAAGGCTTCCGCCGGTTCTGCCAAATCGCGTATCAGCGACAAGTGGGGCGAACTGGAAGGGGCTTTTGACAAGCGCCTGAACAGTGCCATTTCGCGACTGGGCGTGCCTAGCCGTACTGAAGTGAAAGCGCTGCACAGCAAGGTTGATACATTGACCCGGCAAATCGAAAAACTCACCGGCGCGAAAGTTGCGCCAGTTGCGGCTAAAACTGCAGCGGTTAAACCGGCTGCCAAGCCTGTCGCGAAAACGGCTGCGGCCAAGCCCGCGGTAAAAACAGCCGCCAAACCTCTGGTCAAGGCCGCCGCCAAACCGGCTGCCAAGCCAGCCGCCAAGGCGCCTGCCAAAGCTGCGGCTAAACCGGCTGCCAAGCCTGCGGCTAAAACCGCAGCGGCTAAACCGGCCGCCAAGCCTGCCGCTAAACCAGTGGCCGCTAAAGCAGCTGCAAAACCTGCGGCGAAACCTGCAGCCAAGCCGGTAGCAAAAGCAGCAGCCAAGCCTGCGGCTAAAACCGCCGCCGCCAAACCTGCAGCCAAGCCGGTTGCTGCCAAACCCGCCGCCAAGCCTGCTGCTGCAAAACCTGCAGCGGCCAAGCCAGCTGCAAAACCGGCCGCGGCGAAGAAGCCTGCCGTAGCCAAAAAGCCAGCAGCGCCGAAGCCAGCGGTAGCGGCCAAGCCTGCAACTACAGCGCCGGCGACCAACTCGGTCACGCCACCGACGCCTGCTGTTACCCCGACTGCAACGC